A window of the Thermococcus sp. M39 genome harbors these coding sequences:
- a CDS encoding DUF192 domain-containing protein, whose amino-acid sequence MLINETKNKVWHGKVKLADTFFKRFKGLMLTPNINYALVFILPAETRTNASIHMFFMFQSIDVIFLNSAREVVDFKKAKPWRVYMPRDAAKYIIEGPVGIIKALDVEIGDKINWIVEDEKGKAVPLPSNVINGVSFKKINGTISLAEPKPKLKEP is encoded by the coding sequence ATGCTAATCAACGAAACCAAGAACAAAGTCTGGCACGGAAAAGTCAAATTAGCAGACACCTTTTTCAAACGGTTTAAAGGATTAATGCTCACTCCCAATATCAATTATGCCCTCGTGTTCATTCTGCCAGCTGAAACAAGGACAAACGCCTCAATACATATGTTCTTCATGTTTCAAAGCATTGACGTCATATTTCTGAACTCAGCGAGAGAAGTCGTTGATTTCAAAAAAGCAAAACCATGGCGCGTTTATATGCCTAGAGATGCTGCAAAATACATCATTGAAGGGCCCGTCGGGATTATCAAAGCTCTTGATGTAGAAATAGGAGACAAAATAAATTGGATAGTGGAGGATGAAAAGGGGAAAGCTGTGCCCTTACCAAGCAACGTTATTAATGGAGTCTCATTTAAGAAAATTAACGGAACTATAAGCTTGGCTGAACCGAAGCCAAAGCTTAAAGAGCCGTGA
- a CDS encoding 2-oxoacid:ferredoxin oxidoreductase subunit gamma, whose product MQIRLAGIGGQGVVLAGVILGEAAAIEGLNVVQTQDYSSASRGGHSIADVIISKEPIYNLIVTKADVLVALAQLGYNTTKDSLKEDGLLIVDTDLVKPDREFIGAPFTRIAEETTGLALTVNMVALGYLVAKTGVVKKESVEEAIRRRVPKGTEEINLKAFRVGYEEGLK is encoded by the coding sequence GGTGTTGTTTTAGCTGGTGTAATTTTGGGTGAAGCTGCTGCAATTGAAGGACTAAATGTTGTTCAGACTCAAGATTACAGCTCAGCCTCAAGAGGAGGGCACTCGATAGCAGATGTGATCATATCAAAAGAACCAATCTATAACTTAATTGTCACCAAGGCTGATGTCCTTGTGGCTTTGGCTCAGCTCGGCTATAACACTACAAAAGACTCACTCAAAGAAGATGGGCTTTTGATAGTTGACACGGATTTAGTTAAGCCAGATAGGGAGTTTATAGGTGCTCCTTTTACGAGGATTGCTGAAGAAACAACCGGATTGGCTTTAACTGTGAACATGGTTGCTCTCGGCTATTTAGTTGCTAAGACTGGAGTTGTTAAGAAAGAGAGTGTTGAAGAGGCCATAAGGAGGAGAGTCCCGAAAGGGACTGAAGAGATTAATTTGAAAGCATTTAGGGTTGGTTATGAGGAGGGATTGAAATGA
- a CDS encoding iron ABC transporter permease, which produces MKKFIALIFSSIVLVLIGIAFGSVSLSPSQILSAFTLENLKLAVYSPEKLDTTETIILQIRLPRVLLAYLVGLSLASAGTASQAFFKNPLADPYILGISGGAAVGVALAALYSPMHMGAFALIGALISVTIVYNISKINGHIPVDTLLLAGIAFGFFAHAVTSYLLYVGRERIHLAIFWLMGTFNGTTWDDVKLVLISSVVGFSFLMFKWKELNLLLFGEESIALGLDLNFYRKIIIFVISLLTAFAVATSGIIGFVGLVSPHAMRLVFGPNHKKLLPAAALFGGSLMVFADLLARIILKPAEIPVGIVTALFGAPFFIYLLMKRKRGELYA; this is translated from the coding sequence ATGAAAAAGTTCATAGCATTAATTTTCTCATCAATTGTGCTTGTCCTCATTGGGATAGCTTTTGGATCAGTTAGTCTGTCCCCTTCTCAAATTCTCAGTGCATTCACGCTTGAAAATTTAAAATTGGCAGTATATAGCCCTGAAAAACTTGACACAACCGAGACAATAATACTTCAAATAAGACTGCCTCGTGTGCTGCTTGCATATTTAGTGGGTTTAAGCTTAGCTTCAGCTGGAACAGCTTCACAAGCTTTCTTTAAAAATCCCCTCGCAGACCCCTATATTTTGGGAATAAGCGGAGGCGCCGCTGTGGGCGTAGCTTTGGCTGCTTTATACTCTCCAATGCATATGGGGGCTTTTGCCCTTATTGGGGCTTTAATTTCAGTTACCATCGTATATAACATCTCAAAAATCAATGGGCATATCCCGGTAGATACGCTCCTATTAGCGGGAATAGCTTTTGGGTTTTTTGCACATGCTGTTACTTCCTATCTTCTCTATGTTGGAAGGGAAAGAATACATTTGGCTATTTTCTGGCTCATGGGGACTTTTAACGGAACAACGTGGGATGATGTTAAGCTTGTTCTTATATCCTCTGTCGTTGGGTTTTCATTCTTAATGTTCAAGTGGAAAGAACTGAACCTCTTGCTCTTTGGAGAAGAGAGCATAGCACTTGGATTAGATTTGAATTTTTATAGGAAGATTATAATATTCGTGATTTCTTTACTGACAGCATTTGCTGTTGCAACAAGCGGAATAATTGGATTTGTTGGGCTTGTAAGCCCTCATGCCATGCGTTTAGTGTTTGGACCAAATCACAAGAAGCTTTTGCCAGCGGCGGCACTCTTTGGAGGTTCGTTAATGGTCTTTGCAGATTTGCTTGCGAGAATAATCCTAAAACCAGCTGAAATTCCAGTAGGGATAGTCACTGCCCTATTTGGAGCACCTTTCTTTATCTATCTCCTTATGAAGCGCAAAAGAGGTGAGCTTTATGCTTGA
- a CDS encoding class I SAM-dependent methyltransferase family protein — translation MLGVKVPKKEGEKARRKLLELGILDKSYKVKQEGEFLVFPVKAPIEGFEIVEADFEKAEKKPHSYREVVKVPEEVRSLLPSSFDIIGDIAIIELPEELVQYGKQIGEAILKVHKHIKAVFAKGSKISGEFRVRELIHLAGEKRTETLHKENGIKLKLDVARVYFSPRLATERMRVFKKAKEGEIVFDMFAGVGPYSILLAKKVRLVFACDINPWAVKYLEENKRLNKTLNVIPILGDVRKVAGQIKADRVIMNLPKFAHEFLREAMLSVKSGGIVHYYGFSHEDNLFGEHEEKIKTVARELGKRVEFLERRKVRPYAPYQYNIAIDFRVL, via the coding sequence ATGCTCGGAGTGAAAGTTCCTAAAAAAGAGGGCGAGAAAGCAAGGAGAAAACTTTTGGAGCTCGGCATTTTGGATAAAAGCTACAAAGTTAAGCAAGAAGGCGAGTTTTTAGTATTTCCTGTCAAAGCTCCAATTGAAGGATTTGAAATCGTTGAGGCTGATTTTGAGAAAGCTGAAAAGAAACCACACAGCTACCGTGAGGTAGTTAAAGTCCCTGAAGAAGTGAGGAGCCTCTTACCTTCATCCTTTGACATAATTGGAGACATAGCAATAATTGAACTTCCAGAGGAGCTTGTGCAGTATGGAAAGCAAATTGGAGAGGCGATTTTAAAAGTTCACAAGCATATAAAAGCTGTTTTTGCAAAGGGAAGTAAAATTTCCGGAGAGTTTAGAGTTAGAGAACTTATTCATTTAGCGGGGGAAAAGAGAACAGAGACCCTGCATAAAGAAAATGGAATAAAGCTTAAGCTGGATGTTGCGAGGGTTTATTTCTCTCCTCGCTTAGCTACAGAAAGAATGAGAGTCTTTAAAAAAGCTAAAGAAGGAGAAATAGTCTTTGATATGTTTGCTGGTGTTGGTCCTTATTCAATTTTGCTTGCAAAAAAAGTTAGGCTCGTTTTTGCATGCGACATTAATCCCTGGGCGGTAAAATATTTAGAAGAGAACAAGAGACTGAATAAAACGCTTAATGTAATTCCAATTTTAGGGGATGTCAGAAAAGTTGCTGGTCAGATTAAAGCTGATAGAGTCATTATGAACTTACCAAAGTTCGCACATGAATTTTTAAGAGAGGCTATGTTAAGCGTAAAGAGCGGGGGGATAGTACACTATTATGGATTTTCCCATGAAGATAACTTGTTTGGAGAACATGAGGAGAAAATCAAAACTGTTGCGAGAGAGCTTGGGAAGAGGGTTGAATTCTTGGAGAGAAGGAAAGTGAGACCCTATGCCCCTTACCAGTACAACATTGCTATTGATTTTAGGGTGCTCTAA
- a CDS encoding 2-oxoacid:ferredoxin oxidoreductase subunit beta, with protein MRFKLSYEIRDKYLRKDMLPTIFCPGCGIGTVLQYTLRAIDELGWSKDEVVWVSGIGCSSRVPGFVDFDGLHTTHGRALAFATGIKMARPDLKVIAFMGDGDTAAIGGNHFIHAIRRNLDVTVILINNFTYGMTGGQVAPTTLKGLRGTTAPYGSFENPFDIAELAVAAGANYVARWTVFNYIQGINSIKKALQKKGFSLVEFLSPCPISFGRRNRMKTAPELIKWYNKITVPISKAKNMSPEELEGKIVIGEFVDRDRPSLDEEYEAYKKRAKKMMGWEE; from the coding sequence ATGCGCTTCAAGCTCAGTTATGAAATTAGGGATAAATATCTAAGAAAGGATATGCTCCCGACGATTTTCTGTCCTGGCTGTGGTATTGGTACCGTCTTGCAGTACACGCTTAGAGCAATTGATGAGCTCGGCTGGAGTAAAGACGAGGTAGTCTGGGTGAGCGGAATAGGCTGTTCCTCGAGAGTCCCGGGATTTGTGGACTTTGATGGTCTTCACACAACTCACGGAAGGGCTTTGGCATTTGCTACTGGAATAAAGATGGCAAGACCAGATTTGAAAGTTATAGCATTTATGGGAGACGGGGATACAGCAGCAATAGGCGGAAACCACTTCATTCATGCAATCAGGAGAAATCTGGATGTGACTGTGATACTCATCAACAACTTCACCTATGGAATGACCGGAGGACAAGTAGCTCCAACAACCCTGAAGGGCTTAAGGGGAACAACTGCACCATATGGGAGCTTCGAGAATCCGTTTGACATTGCTGAATTAGCTGTTGCCGCTGGAGCAAACTATGTCGCGAGATGGACTGTTTTTAACTATATTCAAGGTATAAACAGCATAAAGAAGGCTTTACAGAAGAAAGGTTTCAGCTTAGTTGAGTTCCTATCACCATGTCCAATCAGCTTTGGAAGGAGAAACAGAATGAAGACTGCTCCAGAGCTGATAAAGTGGTACAACAAGATTACAGTGCCGATAAGCAAGGCAAAGAACATGAGTCCAGAAGAGCTTGAAGGCAAGATCGTCATTGGCGAGTTTGTCGACAGAGACAGACCGAGCTTAGATGAGGAGTATGAAGCATACAAGAAAAGGGCAAAGAAAATGATGGGGTGGGAAGAATGA
- a CDS encoding 2-oxoacid:ferredoxin oxidoreductase subunit gamma — MRKEVLISGFGGQGVILASVILGRAAAVYEGLYAVQTQSYGPESRGGASRAEVVISDEPIDYPKTLHPDYAIFLSQEAYSKYLSQLREGAVLILEKDLIPHRNEEVEKKLKLKVYALPLTEIAEETTGLSLTMNILTLGLLVTITGIVSKEAIEKAVLDAVPKGTEQINLKALHKGFELGEKALKGEL, encoded by the coding sequence ATGAGGAAAGAAGTCCTTATCAGCGGTTTTGGTGGTCAAGGTGTCATTTTGGCAAGTGTAATCCTTGGGAGAGCTGCGGCAGTTTATGAAGGTCTTTACGCTGTGCAAACCCAATCTTATGGTCCAGAATCTAGAGGGGGAGCGAGCAGAGCTGAAGTAGTTATAAGCGACGAACCAATTGATTATCCCAAGACTCTGCACCCAGATTATGCAATCTTCCTCTCGCAAGAGGCTTACTCAAAATATCTCAGCCAGCTGAGGGAAGGTGCCGTATTGATTCTTGAAAAGGATTTGATCCCTCATAGAAATGAAGAAGTAGAGAAAAAGCTCAAGCTCAAAGTCTATGCACTTCCACTCACTGAAATTGCTGAAGAAACTACAGGACTCAGCTTAACGATGAATATATTAACGTTGGGTCTCCTCGTAACAATAACCGGAATTGTGAGTAAAGAGGCAATAGAAAAGGCCGTCTTGGATGCTGTTCCAAAAGGAACGGAGCAGATAAACTTGAAAGCACTTCACAAAGGATTTGAACTTGGAGAGAAAGCTCTGAAAGGGGAGCTTTAA
- a CDS encoding 2-oxoacid:acceptor oxidoreductase subunit alpha, producing the protein MKYPFPVGKSDFIQGDEAIARAAILAGCRFYAGYPITPASEIFEAMALYMPLVDGVCIQMEDELASIAAIIGASWVGAKAMTATSGPGFSLMMENLGYAIMTETPIVVVDVQRSGPSTGQPTLAAQGDVMQAIWGTHGDHSLIVLTPATVQEAFDMTIRAFNLAEKYRTPVILLTDAEVGHMREKVDIPNPEDIELVYRKLPANEEEAKYPFGDIHGDLIPPMPIFGKGYRTYVTGLTHDEKGRPKTVDAEIHRKLIERIVNKIEKNKKDIIDYETFELDDAEVAIISYGIVARSAVRAVKMLRNEGIKAGLLKLNVVWPFDFEMIEKIAEQVHAIYVPEMNLGQLYHLVKEGANGKARVELIPKIGGEVHTPHEIVREVKKCECGV; encoded by the coding sequence ATGAAATACCCCTTCCCCGTTGGCAAAAGTGATTTCATACAAGGTGATGAAGCCATAGCAAGGGCAGCTATTTTAGCTGGGTGTAGATTTTATGCAGGCTATCCAATCACACCAGCAAGCGAGATTTTTGAAGCAATGGCTCTCTACATGCCTCTTGTTGATGGCGTATGTATTCAAATGGAGGATGAATTAGCAAGCATTGCTGCTATTATTGGTGCTTCATGGGTTGGAGCTAAAGCCATGACTGCTACGAGTGGTCCGGGATTTAGCTTGATGATGGAGAATCTTGGTTATGCAATCATGACTGAAACTCCAATAGTCGTCGTTGACGTCCAAAGAAGCGGACCCTCAACGGGTCAGCCTACTTTAGCGGCTCAGGGAGACGTCATGCAGGCAATTTGGGGAACTCACGGAGACCACAGTTTAATAGTGTTAACCCCAGCGACTGTTCAGGAAGCTTTTGATATGACCATTAGAGCATTCAACTTAGCTGAAAAATATAGAACGCCCGTTATTCTGCTTACAGATGCAGAAGTTGGACACATGCGTGAAAAAGTTGACATCCCAAATCCCGAGGATATAGAGCTCGTTTATCGCAAATTACCAGCAAATGAAGAGGAAGCAAAGTATCCATTTGGCGATATTCACGGCGATTTGATACCTCCAATGCCAATCTTTGGAAAAGGATATCGCACTTATGTTACCGGACTCACCCACGATGAGAAAGGGAGACCAAAGACAGTTGATGCTGAGATTCATCGTAAGCTTATTGAGAGAATCGTAAACAAGATTGAGAAGAACAAGAAGGATATCATTGATTACGAGACTTTTGAGCTCGATGATGCCGAAGTTGCTATAATAAGCTATGGAATTGTTGCCCGTTCTGCAGTCAGAGCTGTGAAAATGCTCCGCAACGAGGGTATTAAAGCTGGATTGCTCAAGCTCAACGTTGTCTGGCCCTTTGACTTCGAGATGATTGAAAAGATAGCAGAGCAAGTTCACGCAATCTACGTTCCGGAGATGAACCTCGGACAATTATATCACCTTGTTAAAGAGGGAGCAAATGGAAAGGCGAGAGTCGAGCTTATTCCAAAGATTGGTGGGGAAGTTCATACTCCACATGAGATTGTTAGAGAGGTTAAAAAGTGCGAATGCGGGGTGTGA
- a CDS encoding DUF257 family protein, which produces MMDIVKRIWDGIKFGETVLVEHPATTPTAIGLCRLVKWAKKKGYDIIIDDILDALYLYKMQMKLSGCGDDILDDVKVIKEGGRLEVGKVVKRLSIKEPVIQEREYRRIFDPLLKGQVINPVVGFEKLLLLANSKQDILTLVNGVLSFVGDERKISFYFINTDVLEDMTPRILPLLEEVATTVIRVTKEGRDFTLAVIKSVNNEIEGMRIKV; this is translated from the coding sequence ATGATGGATATTGTCAAAAGGATTTGGGATGGGATTAAATTTGGAGAAACTGTATTAGTAGAGCACCCTGCTACAACACCAACAGCCATAGGTCTGTGCCGTTTAGTAAAGTGGGCTAAAAAGAAGGGGTATGATATAATAATAGATGACATCTTAGATGCCCTTTATTTATACAAAATGCAGATGAAATTGTCTGGATGTGGAGATGACATTTTGGATGATGTCAAAGTTATTAAAGAAGGTGGAAGATTGGAAGTTGGAAAGGTTGTTAAAAGACTTTCAATAAAAGAGCCAGTAATTCAAGAACGAGAATACAGAAGGATCTTTGATCCCCTCTTGAAGGGACAAGTGATTAATCCAGTTGTGGGTTTTGAAAAACTGCTTCTTCTAGCTAATTCTAAACAGGACATCCTAACTCTCGTGAATGGTGTCCTCTCATTTGTTGGAGACGAACGAAAGATATCATTTTATTTCATTAATACTGATGTATTGGAAGATATGACTCCAAGAATCTTGCCGTTGCTGGAAGAAGTTGCAACCACAGTAATTAGGGTGACTAAAGAAGGAAGAGACTTTACTCTTGCCGTTATAAAATCGGTAAACAATGAAATCGAAGGAATGAGAATAAAGGTGTAG
- a CDS encoding nucleotidyltransferase domain-containing protein, which translates to MAFLECIKKQIIQDTRLKNELYSLILYGSFVRGDFIENVSDLDFFAVIVKDESVISKLKQILEYCTKEINAVEVDLAWEYLENISDPLSKGVPFKFLTIYQEDFLENHIVVYGKDIADILPEYKFEDLLGWRIERILKLIKRSKGNSKLMHILAGETVRLLALINGAKSLKKNDIMNILEKIRDEDALEIYKAYLDGRKLKFDEEFLVKFIEARSKKIKKASSDSPPLGAI; encoded by the coding sequence ATGGCGTTTTTAGAGTGCATTAAAAAGCAGATCATCCAAGATACTAGACTAAAAAATGAACTTTATTCCCTAATTCTTTATGGTTCATTTGTAAGAGGGGATTTCATCGAAAATGTAAGTGACTTGGACTTTTTTGCCGTGATAGTAAAAGATGAGTCAGTTATTTCAAAGCTCAAGCAAATCTTGGAGTATTGCACCAAAGAAATCAATGCTGTTGAAGTTGACTTAGCATGGGAATATCTGGAGAATATAAGCGATCCACTGTCAAAAGGTGTTCCTTTCAAGTTTTTGACAATCTATCAAGAGGATTTTCTTGAAAACCACATTGTCGTTTATGGTAAGGACATAGCTGATATTCTGCCAGAATACAAATTTGAAGATCTTTTGGGCTGGAGAATAGAGCGGATTTTAAAGCTGATCAAAAGATCTAAGGGAAATTCAAAGCTGATGCATATATTAGCTGGAGAGACTGTGAGACTTTTGGCTCTAATTAACGGAGCAAAAAGTCTCAAAAAGAATGACATCATGAATATCCTTGAGAAAATTCGAGATGAAGATGCTCTTGAGATATACAAGGCTTATCTAGACGGGAGAAAGCTTAAGTTCGATGAAGAATTCTTAGTAAAATTCATAGAAGCAAGGAGTAAGAAAATTAAAAAAGCTTCTTCAGACTCCCCTCCACTTGGAGCAATTTGA